GTTTTCCCGGCGCGGATGTTCAGCTCGTCGCTACCGCTCATCCCTGGCACGAACACGATACACAGCCCGCGCGCGGACCGTTCGGGGGCCCACCCACACCGATGCCCGGGCCACCGCCGGTGGTGGCCCGGGCACGGCGCGCTCACCTCACTTGGACTCGCGCATGTCGCGCATGATCGCGATCTGAGCCTTCTGGGTGGACATCATGTCCTGGGACATCTGGTTCAGCTCCTGATCGCTGCCGTTGAGGATCACGTCCCGCAACATCGCGACCGCACCGTCGTGGTGCGGGATCATCAGGTCCAGGAACATCCGGTCGAACTCGGCGCCGGAGAGCGTCGCGAGCCGGTCCATCTCCTTCCGGGTGGCCATCCCCATCCGCTCGAGCAGGTCGGGGTTGGAGAGTACGTCCTGGTAGGCGGTCTCCGGGTCTGTCACAGGCAGGCCGTTGCGGCCCTGCCAGCCCCGCATCATCCGGATCTCCAGGCCTTGCTCGATGCTGATGCGGTCGGCCAGCGACTTCAGCTCGGGGTCCGCCGCGCGGTCCGGAGCCAGTTCGGACATGACGATCGCCTGGTAGTGGTGCGGGATCATCATGCGGGTGAACTCGGCGTCGACCTCGTTGTACGTCTGGGTGGCCGCACTCGCGGTCCCCGCGCCGAGCAGCCCCGCCAGCAGCACCACCAGCGGGGAAAGTCTCCGCAGGAACATCGCCTGCTCCCTTCCGAACACC
The nucleotide sequence above comes from Actinopolyspora erythraea. Encoded proteins:
- a CDS encoding DUF305 domain-containing protein, whose translation is MFLRRLSPLVVLLAGLLGAGTASAATQTYNEVDAEFTRMMIPHHYQAIVMSELAPDRAADPELKSLADRISIEQGLEIRMMRGWQGRNGLPVTDPETAYQDVLSNPDLLERMGMATRKEMDRLATLSGAEFDRMFLDLMIPHHDGAVAMLRDVILNGSDQELNQMSQDMMSTQKAQIAIMRDMRESK